TCGTTGGAATATCCCAACGAACTGCGGCACTGTATTGTCATTGCTTCTGCAATGAAGCTGTCTGCCCAGAACATCGCCTTTAATGAAGTCGCCAGGCAAGCCATTACCTCGGACCCCGAATTTCACGGCGGTCATTATTTAGACCACGAGACCTTGCCCCGCACCGGCCTATCGCTGGCAAGAATGGTGGGGCATATCACCTACCTTTCTGAAGACGGCATGAAACAGAAATTTGGCCGGGAGCTAAAGGCTGGGGATTTGCGTGTGGGTTCAGTCGGCCCGGTGGAGTTTCAAGTCGAAAGCTATTTGCGTCATCAGGGTGAAACCTTTGCCAATAGCTTTGACGCCAACACCTATATTTTAATGACCCGAGCGCTGGACTATTACGACCTGGCCAGAGAATATAACGATGATCCGGTAGAGGCATTTCGTCACGCAAAATGCTCCTTTTTTGTGGTGTCTTTTACCTCTGACTGGCGCTTCTCGCCGGACCGCTCCCGAGAAATTGTCGACGCCTTGGTGGCAGCAAACCGACCCGTCAGCTACACAGAAATTGAAGCCGACCACGGCCACGATGCCTTCCTCATTCCCATTCCCCGTTATATGCAGGCCTTTAATAGCTATATGCAACGGATTATTGAGGAGATCAGCCATGCGTCATGATTTGGCATTGATCAAACCCTGGATTAAAGAAAACGCCCGCGTGCTGGACTTAGGCTGCGGCGATGGCACATTGCTGGCTGCCCTGCGAGATGAGCGCAAGGTTTTTGGGGTTGGCCTTGAAATTGACCACGACAATATCAACAAGGCACTGTCACTGGGGGTCAACGTTATAGAACATGACCTGAACACCGGGCTGGCCAATTTTCAGGATAATAGCTTTGATGTGGTGGTCATGACCATGGCCTTGCAAACGCTACGCTACCCCCACTTGGTCATTGACGAAATGCTGCGAGTGGGTCAGGAATGCGTAGTGACATTCCCCAATTTTGGTTACTGGCGCAGTCGCTGGCACTTGGGCATTAAAGGCCAGATGCCAGTCTCTAAATTCTTACCTTATACTTGGTACGATACTCCCAATATTCACTTTTGCACCGTCAAAGATTTTCAGCAACTGTGCCAAGACAAGGGCATACAAATACTGAGCAGCAGCTTTGTTGACGCCAACAATCGTCAAAGTGAGCTGTGCTCCCGCTTTCCAAATTTATTAGGCATCACTGCCGTTTATCACATCAGCAAGTGACGCTTGAGGAGAATTTTATGTTGCGACATTTTTTGCTGTCAGCCTTGTTATCACTAAGTTGCCTTACTGCCATTGCCCAACAACAAGCTGAACCCAGCACCCCTACCGAAAAGCAGTTTGGCGCCGATACCGTTTACTTCAGCGTGTTAAATACCAGCTTTCTCAGCCCTGACGTTGCCCGTAGTTACGGACTGGTTCGGGGCGACAAGAAATTTTTAATTAACGTCGCCATTCGCCGCCAGCAAGCAGGCAAAGACGTGGCTGTAGAAGCGCAGGTAACCGGCTCTACCTCGGACCTGATTCATCGCACTGAACTGGAATTTTTAGAAGTGGCCGAGCAAGACGCCCTCTATTACATCGCCAGCTTTGAAATTGACAACACCGAAAAGCGCGATTTTCGATTACAGATTCAAGCTGAAGGGCAGCGCCAAAGCTACGATATTAACTTCAACAAAAAACTTTATGTCGATGAATAAATCACCAGACCGTCACGTCGTGCTGGCCAGCGGCAACAAAGGTAAATTAAAAGAATTGGCCGCCATTCTTTCCCAAGCTGATTTGCAGCTTCACAGCCAAAGTGAGTTTGCCGTGATAGAGGCCGAAGAAAATGGCCTCAGCTTTGTCGAGAATGCCATTATCAAAGCCCGCAACGCCGCCAGGCAGACGGGGCTGCCCGCTATTGCAGACGACTCCGGCTTATGCGTTGACGCCTTACAAGGCGCCCCCGGTATTTACTCTGCCCGCTACGCCGGTGAAAACGCCACCGACCCGGACAACAATCGCAAGCTGCTGGCTGCTATTACGGAGCAAGACAACCGCCGCGCCCACTTTCACTGCGCACTGGTTTTTGTGCGTCACAGCGACGATCCCGCCCCCATTATTTGCGAAGGTATCTGGCAGGGCGAGATTATCGATAACCCCAAAGGTGACAACGGTTTTGGCTACGACCCACTGTTTTATATTCCCGAGCTGGCATGCTGCAGTGCTGAGTTACCGCCAGAACAGAAAAATCGCCTCAGCCATCGCGGCCAAGCCTTAAGTCAGTTATTACCTAGATTGAAAAAGGAATTGGGGTAAAACACCCCTGATACCACCCTAAACAAAAATAGCCCCAGGTCTAAATAAGCGCCACTTGCGTAGTTAGCCCTAATGGTTATGCTGGGCAACAGCGTATATTCGCCCAGCAACATCGTGTTCACGTGCAGAAATCCTTCTGAATTTGAAGTCGATACTGCAATAAGTACATCGTTATCAGTCTGGAGAGACAATCATGTGGAAATGGATTCTTCGCGGCCTATTAGCCATTGTCGCGTTAGTTGTCATCGTTGCAGTCTTCGCCCTTGAACCAATTGCCAAGTTCATGATCGAGTCCGAAGGCAGCAAACAAGTCGGCGCCAAAGTCGAAGTCGACAGCGTGGATATTCAATTTTACCCTACCCACGTTGCCCTCAACGGCCTGACAGTGGCCAATCCACAAGAGCCCATGCGCAACCTTTTTAACAGCGAGAAAGTATCTGCCGATGTGGATATCAAAGCGCTACTCAAGAAACAGGTCATTGCCGATAAAGTCGTGCTGTCTGGTCTGCAAATGTACACCGAGCGCAGCACGCCCGGCACCCTGGATGGCTCCATGCCGCCCCCCAAAGAAGAGGAAGGCAGCGGCCTCCCCAGCATTCAAATTCCCAACGCCAATGCCTTGATTGCAGAAGAAAAAGCTGAAATTCAAGCGGAAGTCGACGGTATTAAAACCGACCTCACCGCCATTCAATCGCGCTGGAAAGACAAATCACAAGAGGCCCCAGACAAAGCCAAAGTAGAAGAGTTTAAACAGCGCTGGGAAGCCCTCAAAAAGAAAAATGCCTTTGAACGCCTCGCCGGTGCCAAACAGCTCCGGGACGACATTAAAGCTGAACTGAGCCAGTTCAAATCATTAAACAGCGACCTAAAAACTGATATTGCTCAAGTTGGCCAGCTCACCAGCCGGGCGGCAAATTTGCCCGCCAACCAAGCAAACCGCATGCTGCAAAAATACGGTTTGGATCAAGGCTCCGAAGGCATGCTCAAGTTTTTATTGGGCGACGAGGTAAACAACTTCGTACAGCGCGGCCTCACCCTTTACAAAGAAACCGTGGGTGACATGGCCAAAAGCGAACCCGCTCCCGAGCCCCAGGGCAGCGGCGAGCTACCAGTAAATATTTTGATTCGCCAGATTCTCATCGACGGCTACCAAGTTATTGGCGGTGAAAAATTGGCATACAACGGTGAAATTAACGATGTCACCGACAAGCAGGATTACTGGAACAAACCCATTACCATGGCCATAAAAGGCGGTATGGAACAAAAAGCCCAG
The DNA window shown above is from Spongiibacter sp. IMCC21906 and carries:
- a CDS encoding homoserine O-acetyltransferase gives rise to the protein MTNTSSNRLNQSDSVGIVTPQTLHFDQPLRLACGQDLPEHDIVYETYGELNADKSNAILICHALSGHHHAAGFHSADDRRPGWWDSCIGPGKPIDTDRFFVLSINNIGGCHGSTGPRSINPATGKPWGSDFPHLRCRDWVESQRLMMHHFDISQWAAVIGGSLGGMQAMRWSLEYPNELRHCIVIASAMKLSAQNIAFNEVARQAITSDPEFHGGHYLDHETLPRTGLSLARMVGHITYLSEDGMKQKFGRELKAGDLRVGSVGPVEFQVESYLRHQGETFANSFDANTYILMTRALDYYDLAREYNDDPVEAFRHAKCSFFVVSFTSDWRFSPDRSREIVDALVAANRPVSYTEIEADHGHDAFLIPIPRYMQAFNSYMQRIIEEISHAS
- the metW gene encoding methionine biosynthesis protein MetW, with product MRHDLALIKPWIKENARVLDLGCGDGTLLAALRDERKVFGVGLEIDHDNINKALSLGVNVIEHDLNTGLANFQDNSFDVVVMTMALQTLRYPHLVIDEMLRVGQECVVTFPNFGYWRSRWHLGIKGQMPVSKFLPYTWYDTPNIHFCTVKDFQQLCQDKGIQILSSSFVDANNRQSELCSRFPNLLGITAVYHISK
- a CDS encoding DUF4426 domain-containing protein, producing the protein MLRHFLLSALLSLSCLTAIAQQQAEPSTPTEKQFGADTVYFSVLNTSFLSPDVARSYGLVRGDKKFLINVAIRRQQAGKDVAVEAQVTGSTSDLIHRTELEFLEVAEQDALYYIASFEIDNTEKRDFRLQIQAEGQRQSYDINFNKKLYVDE
- the rdgB gene encoding RdgB/HAM1 family non-canonical purine NTP pyrophosphatase, with translation MNKSPDRHVVLASGNKGKLKELAAILSQADLQLHSQSEFAVIEAEENGLSFVENAIIKARNAARQTGLPAIADDSGLCVDALQGAPGIYSARYAGENATDPDNNRKLLAAITEQDNRRAHFHCALVFVRHSDDPAPIICEGIWQGEIIDNPKGDNGFGYDPLFYIPELACCSAELPPEQKNRLSHRGQALSQLLPRLKKELG
- a CDS encoding TIGR03545 family protein — translated: MWKWILRGLLAIVALVVIVAVFALEPIAKFMIESEGSKQVGAKVEVDSVDIQFYPTHVALNGLTVANPQEPMRNLFNSEKVSADVDIKALLKKQVIADKVVLSGLQMYTERSTPGTLDGSMPPPKEEEGSGLPSIQIPNANALIAEEKAEIQAEVDGIKTDLTAIQSRWKDKSQEAPDKAKVEEFKQRWEALKKKNAFERLAGAKQLRDDIKAELSQFKSLNSDLKTDIAQVGQLTSRAANLPANQANRMLQKYGLDQGSEGMLKFLLGDEVNNFVQRGLTLYKETVGDMAKSEPAPEPQGSGELPVNILIRQILIDGYQVIGGEKLAYNGEINDVTDKQDYWNKPITMAIKGGMEQKAQLLIDGVFDQRNDTLKSVFNMGLEQLALQGVALSKSPDLPLKLEKGLANIAANFSINGDNLSGSVEGLVNQAKLLVSDAAGDNETAKILAQALEGVSKLVMDLNVNGTVDDPIVKLKSNLDSILGDVLGAKLKSELAEVKTKVQQQIQADYGDDIASLKEKQNILGEYQQLLGDREAAFQALLKQLL